One segment of Oscillospiraceae bacterium MB08-C2-2 DNA contains the following:
- a CDS encoding ATP-dependent Clp protease ATP-binding subunit, with product MLCSKCKKRMAVLFLAHMEDGVMKNRGLCLQCAREMNIPKVKEVMDQMGLTDEELENMSSQMEELMGGEFSELDGDFEMGGAQALPFLQNLMGDEPAQSQPGNIKNERPIERSSERPKDTKTRNQPNKKKRKYLDNFCENLTEKAKNNEIDRIVGRENEIYRVLQILNRRTKNNPCLIGEPGVGKTAIAEGIAIKLANGDVPPRLAEKEIMLLDLTALVAGTQFRGQFESRVKGLVTEIKEAGNVILFVDEIHNLVGAGDSEGSMNAANILKPALSRGEIQVIGATTFSEYRKYIEKDAALERRFQPVKVNEPTIADTVEVLKGIKVYYERHHRVTVPEAIVRSAVVLSERYITDRFLPDKAIDLLDEACSCATLENTSLFEYDTLNRELKILMEELEELEGQSDTIDYERVAEIKAEKIRVSNRLKEVEPLALNREVTQDDLAKVLELWTGIPATKIRQSEMKKVASLKKVLKSKIIGQDEAVELVAAAVRRSRVQISGRRRPASFIFVGPTGVGKTELVKVLSNELFDAADPLIRLDMSEFMEKHTVSRIIGSPPGYVGYDEAGQLTEKVRRKPYSVVLFDEIEKAHPDVMNILLQILDEGKITDAQGRVVNFENTVIVMTSNAGSNIKSGSVGFNKQTHQVDKDKANKALSDFLRPEFLGRVDEVVVFRALDQKDYEAIAALMLDELTEPLLEKGIVFKYHPEALAIIAAKAYGEKSGARDIRRVIRKEVEDQICNILVGDAEQEPATIDLMAESGQLKLTALPSN from the coding sequence ATGTTATGTTCTAAGTGCAAAAAAAGGATGGCTGTCCTTTTTTTGGCACATATGGAAGACGGTGTCATGAAAAACCGGGGGCTTTGCCTGCAATGTGCCCGGGAGATGAATATCCCCAAGGTGAAGGAGGTCATGGACCAGATGGGTTTGACCGACGAGGAGCTGGAAAACATGAGCAGCCAGATGGAAGAACTCATGGGTGGGGAATTTTCTGAATTGGATGGAGATTTTGAAATGGGCGGAGCGCAAGCGCTGCCTTTTCTTCAAAATTTAATGGGCGATGAGCCTGCCCAGTCTCAGCCGGGAAATATCAAAAATGAGCGTCCCATTGAGAGATCCAGCGAACGGCCAAAAGACACCAAGACGAGAAACCAGCCTAACAAGAAAAAACGCAAATATTTGGATAATTTTTGCGAGAATTTGACTGAGAAGGCTAAAAATAATGAAATTGATCGGATCGTAGGCCGGGAAAATGAGATTTACCGTGTCCTTCAGATTCTGAATCGCCGCACCAAAAACAACCCCTGCCTTATCGGTGAACCCGGTGTGGGTAAAACCGCTATCGCAGAGGGCATTGCCATTAAGCTGGCTAACGGCGATGTGCCGCCCCGTTTGGCGGAAAAAGAAATCATGCTGCTGGATTTGACTGCTTTGGTGGCTGGTACCCAGTTTCGGGGCCAGTTTGAGAGTCGTGTCAAGGGGCTTGTAACCGAAATCAAAGAAGCCGGCAATGTGATTCTGTTTGTGGATGAAATCCACAATCTGGTCGGAGCTGGTGATTCTGAAGGTTCTATGAATGCGGCGAATATTTTGAAGCCCGCACTTTCCCGTGGTGAGATTCAGGTGATCGGTGCCACCACCTTTTCGGAATACCGCAAGTATATTGAAAAGGATGCCGCTCTGGAACGCCGTTTCCAGCCTGTAAAGGTCAATGAGCCCACCATTGCTGATACAGTGGAGGTGCTCAAGGGCATTAAGGTTTATTACGAAAGACATCATCGCGTGACTGTTCCGGAAGCCATTGTGCGCAGTGCAGTGGTTTTGAGCGAGCGGTATATTACCGACCGCTTTTTGCCCGATAAAGCCATTGATTTGCTGGATGAGGCGTGCTCCTGTGCCACCTTGGAGAACACCAGCCTTTTTGAATATGATACTCTCAACCGTGAACTGAAAATTCTTATGGAAGAGTTGGAGGAGCTGGAAGGCCAGTCCGACACCATTGATTATGAGCGAGTGGCTGAGATTAAGGCTGAAAAAATTCGTGTAAGTAACCGTTTGAAGGAAGTTGAGCCTTTGGCTCTCAACCGGGAGGTTACACAGGATGATCTGGCCAAGGTTTTGGAGCTGTGGACCGGTATTCCGGCCACCAAAATCCGCCAGTCTGAAATGAAAAAGGTTGCCAGTCTGAAAAAGGTTCTGAAAAGCAAAATTATTGGTCAGGATGAAGCCGTGGAGCTGGTTGCGGCGGCTGTTCGCCGTTCCCGGGTTCAGATCAGCGGCCGCAGAAGGCCTGCCTCCTTTATCTTTGTGGGACCTACCGGTGTGGGTAAAACAGAGCTGGTTAAGGTGCTTTCCAATGAGCTGTTTGATGCAGCTGATCCTTTGATTCGGCTGGATATGTCCGAATTTATGGAAAAGCACACCGTTTCTCGAATTATTGGTTCTCCTCCCGGTTATGTGGGCTACGATGAGGCCGGCCAGCTGACTGAAAAAGTGCGCCGCAAACCTTATTCTGTGGTGCTTTTCGATGAAATTGAAAAGGCACATCCCGATGTGATGAACATCCTTTTGCAGATTTTGGATGAAGGCAAAATCACAGATGCCCAAGGGCGTGTGGTGAATTTTGAAAACACCGTTATTGTCATGACTTCCAATGCCGGCAGCAACATTAAATCCGGCTCAGTTGGCTTTAATAAACAGACCCATCAGGTGGATAAGGATAAGGCCAACAAAGCCCTGTCAGATTTCCTGCGCCCCGAATTTCTTGGGCGTGTGGATGAAGTGGTTGTGTTCCGGGCTCTTGATCAGAAGGATTATGAAGCCATTGCGGCTCTGATGCTGGATGAATTGACCGAGCCTTTGTTGGAGAAGGGTATTGTCTTTAAATACCACCCCGAGGCGCTTGCCATTATCGCCGCTAAGGCCTATGGCGAAAAAAGCGGCGCTCGTGATATTCGCCGGGTAATTCGCAAAGAGGTTGAGGATCAAATTTGTAACATACTGGTCGGCGATGCAGAGCAGGAGCCGGCAACCATCGATTTAATGGCGGAGAGTGGTCAGCTCAAGTTGACCGCTTTGCCTAGCAATTAA
- the addA gene encoding helicase-exonuclease AddAB subunit AddA has translation MADTRWTKPQQDAIFALGGPLLVSAAAGSGKTAVLAERAVTLMTREQEPISAERLLVVTFSRAAAGEMKQRIAARLGELCRRQPENLFLQRQRVLLDMAKISTVHSFCLDLIRQNFHRLELSPDLVLLDESQLMLMKNDCAREVVEDFYREDTTGEFAGLVELLAGGRDDRRLLETVFKIYDFSRSHPFFEDWLAGKLALYDSSIPPGETPWGQVLLAYGAEQLEYLARSIEDFLPVMEGDEKLWPAYGPAFMEDLQRIREALASALKNRWDELVERLGGITFSRLSPVRGAGPDKDRAQALRQRVKKAIGELSGKAFSASAADFAADIADLQPRIRLLFDLVLRFASRLDALKQERRALDFTDLEHYALQLLVEKDVGGQYIPTEYAKDIASQFDCVMVDEFQDTNEVQDQILSGVSAGGSNLFMVGDVKQSIYRFRLAMPEIFMAKKEQFAPYEEGAYPAKINLDTNFRSRDTVIGWVNYIFASLMSRSLGEIEYTHEETLKPGASYPEYPACFSELHLLDISESETEEDSALLEARLVARRITRLFEEGYQVTELGALRPLRLGDICILMRSPRGRAELYVRELAAWGIAAWSETAGGFLRTREVAAVVCLLKAIDNPLLDIELTAALLSPTFGFTEDDLAAIRLCRKGPFYLALRASAEEGNMKAQGFLQAFARLTIEAGLRPADEVIRLILEETGFLAAVQVWPMGQSRKANLLLLMEYAAQYHKLGYKQVSGFVGFLSRLEEREGDLTPASRMGEGADAVQILSIHRSKGLEFPVVFLADTARQFNRQDLMQPTLLHSSLGFACVRRDPVLLKQYPTVPMEAVRLETQRSMLSEELRVLYVALTRAREKLIVTGTLRRGLSKRLEGFGALGSQKQLPPALVRGGNCYLDWLLMALLRHPGGEILREQLSETEVFVMEDATPWQVVLSVPEEQKDTVSNQPIIRTAQADETLKALVEQRLDWRYSFEEATRIPAKLAVSAVAKAESGAGYRFNSRPKFLTRQTLTGAEKGNALHQFMQFSNYENARDHLKQEIQRLREKRFLSPIQAESLDEKKLSEFFHSQLAQRIFAADALYRELRFMGGCTREQLGEYLPYLTAGHTISLQGVADCVFVEKGQAVIVDYKTDRVKTPQELRERYTPQLKLYRHILKKTLEMPVKQCLLYSFSLGCQVEIEP, from the coding sequence ATGGCTGATACACGCTGGACAAAGCCTCAGCAGGATGCAATTTTTGCGCTGGGCGGCCCTCTGCTGGTTTCAGCCGCCGCCGGGAGCGGTAAAACCGCTGTTTTGGCCGAAAGGGCAGTCACGCTGATGACCCGGGAGCAGGAGCCGATTTCTGCGGAACGCCTTCTGGTGGTTACTTTTTCAAGAGCTGCCGCTGGGGAGATGAAGCAGCGCATCGCAGCCCGATTGGGAGAGCTTTGCCGCCGCCAGCCGGAAAACCTGTTCCTACAGCGTCAGCGGGTGCTGCTGGATATGGCGAAGATCAGCACGGTTCACTCCTTCTGTCTGGATTTAATCCGGCAGAATTTCCACAGGTTGGAGCTTTCTCCTGATTTGGTGCTGCTGGATGAAAGCCAGCTGATGCTAATGAAAAACGACTGCGCCCGGGAGGTTGTGGAGGATTTTTACCGGGAGGATACCACCGGCGAGTTTGCCGGTTTGGTGGAGCTGCTGGCGGGAGGAAGAGACGACCGCCGCCTGCTGGAAACTGTTTTCAAAATTTATGATTTCAGCCGTTCCCATCCTTTTTTTGAGGATTGGCTTGCAGGCAAGCTGGCCCTTTATGATTCTTCCATTCCGCCGGGTGAAACCCCGTGGGGGCAGGTCTTGCTTGCCTACGGTGCCGAACAGCTGGAATATCTGGCTCGTTCCATTGAGGATTTTCTGCCGGTGATGGAAGGGGATGAGAAGCTCTGGCCTGCCTATGGCCCCGCCTTTATGGAGGATTTGCAGCGCATCCGGGAGGCTCTGGCCTCCGCTTTGAAGAACCGGTGGGATGAGCTGGTGGAGAGGCTTGGCGGAATCACTTTCTCGCGCCTTTCCCCGGTGCGGGGAGCGGGGCCGGATAAAGACCGGGCGCAAGCCCTGCGTCAACGGGTAAAGAAGGCCATCGGAGAGCTTTCCGGTAAAGCCTTTAGTGCCTCAGCCGCCGATTTTGCCGCCGATATCGCCGATTTGCAGCCGCGCATTCGCCTGCTGTTTGATTTAGTGCTGCGGTTTGCCTCCCGGCTGGATGCCCTTAAGCAGGAGCGCCGTGCGCTGGATTTCACCGATTTGGAGCACTATGCCCTCCAGCTATTGGTGGAAAAGGATGTCGGGGGGCAATATATCCCCACCGAATATGCAAAGGATATTGCCAGCCAGTTTGACTGTGTGATGGTGGATGAATTTCAGGATACCAATGAGGTGCAGGATCAAATTCTTTCCGGTGTTTCGGCAGGGGGAAGCAATCTGTTTATGGTGGGGGATGTGAAACAGAGCATCTACCGTTTCCGGTTGGCTATGCCGGAAATTTTTATGGCCAAGAAAGAGCAATTCGCACCTTACGAGGAAGGGGCATATCCTGCCAAAATCAACTTGGATACCAACTTCCGCAGCCGGGATACAGTGATTGGCTGGGTCAACTATATTTTTGCCTCTCTTATGAGCCGTTCGCTGGGGGAAATTGAATACACCCATGAGGAGACTCTCAAGCCCGGAGCTTCCTATCCGGAATATCCCGCCTGTTTTTCCGAACTGCATCTGCTGGATATCAGCGAAAGCGAGACCGAAGAGGATTCTGCCTTGCTGGAGGCCCGGCTCGTCGCCCGGCGCATTACCCGCCTGTTTGAGGAAGGCTATCAGGTGACCGAGCTGGGTGCTCTGCGGCCTTTGCGGCTGGGAGATATCTGTATTCTTATGCGCTCGCCTCGGGGCAGAGCGGAGCTTTATGTCCGGGAGCTGGCTGCATGGGGAATCGCCGCTTGGTCTGAAACGGCCGGAGGCTTTCTGCGTACCCGGGAGGTGGCGGCGGTGGTTTGCCTGCTCAAGGCCATTGATAATCCGCTTTTGGATATTGAGCTGACTGCTGCCCTGCTTTCTCCCACCTTTGGCTTTACCGAGGATGATCTTGCTGCCATACGCTTGTGCCGTAAGGGGCCTTTTTATCTAGCTTTGCGGGCATCGGCGGAGGAAGGAAACATGAAGGCACAGGGGTTTTTACAGGCTTTTGCCCGGCTGACAATCGAAGCGGGGCTTCGCCCGGCTGACGAGGTGATCCGCCTGATTTTGGAGGAAACCGGCTTTCTTGCGGCGGTGCAGGTGTGGCCTATGGGCCAGAGCCGAAAGGCCAACCTTCTTTTACTCATGGAATACGCCGCCCAGTATCATAAGCTGGGCTACAAGCAGGTGAGCGGCTTTGTGGGCTTTCTTTCCCGCTTGGAGGAGCGTGAGGGGGATTTGACCCCGGCCAGCCGTATGGGAGAGGGAGCCGATGCCGTGCAGATTTTATCCATCCACCGCTCAAAGGGGTTGGAATTCCCGGTGGTGTTTCTGGCCGATACCGCCCGGCAGTTTAACCGGCAGGATCTCATGCAGCCAACCTTGCTTCATTCCTCGCTGGGCTTTGCCTGTGTTCGGCGGGATCCTGTGCTTCTCAAGCAATACCCCACGGTGCCTATGGAGGCGGTGCGTCTGGAAACCCAGCGTTCCATGCTTTCGGAGGAGCTGCGAGTACTTTATGTTGCCCTGACCCGTGCCCGGGAAAAACTGATTGTAACTGGCACTCTGCGCCGTGGGCTCTCAAAAAGACTGGAGGGCTTTGGTGCTCTGGGCAGCCAAAAGCAGCTTCCGCCCGCCCTTGTCCGGGGTGGAAACTGTTATCTGGATTGGCTGTTGATGGCACTTTTGCGGCATCCGGGAGGAGAAATCCTGCGGGAGCAGCTTTCGGAAACAGAGGTTTTTGTCATGGAGGATGCTACCCCGTGGCAAGTTGTGCTGAGTGTGCCGGAGGAACAGAAGGATACAGTTTCCAATCAGCCTATTATCCGTACAGCACAGGCGGATGAAACGCTGAAAGCGCTGGTGGAGCAGCGGCTTGACTGGCGCTACTCCTTTGAGGAGGCTACCCGGATTCCCGCCAAGCTGGCGGTTTCGGCTGTGGCAAAGGCGGAAAGCGGTGCCGGATATCGGTTTAACAGCCGTCCTAAATTTCTGACCCGGCAGACCCTCACCGGTGCGGAAAAGGGAAACGCTCTCCATCAGTTCATGCAGTTCAGCAATTATGAAAACGCCCGGGATCATTTGAAGCAGGAGATCCAGCGCCTGCGGGAAAAACGGTTCTTATCCCCAATACAGGCGGAAAGTCTGGACGAAAAAAAGCTTTCGGAATTTTTCCATTCCCAGCTGGCTCAGCGTATTTTCGCGGCGGATGCCCTTTACCGTGAGCTGCGGTTTATGGGCGGGTGCACCCGGGAGCAGCTGGGGGAATATCTGCCGTATCTTACCGCAGGGCACACAATTTCTTTGCAGGGAGTGGCCGACTGTGTTTTTGTGGAAAAGGGGCAGGCCGTTATTGTGGATTATAAAACCGACCGGGTGAAGACACCGCAGGAGCTCAGGGAGCGGTATACGCCACAGCTTAAGCTTTATCGCCATATTTTGAAAAAAACGCTGGAAATGCCTGTAAAGCAATGCTTGCTCTATTCTTTTTCCTTGGGCTGTCAGGTAGAAATCGAGCCTTAA
- a CDS encoding PD-(D/E)XK nuclease family protein — protein MLSFVLGTAGTGKTSRLIEKIACSAREGKQVYLIVPEQFSFQGEEMLLSAIGPRASLGVQVVSFTRLCNSIFRGLGGLAGTYITPAAKYLMLSVAVSELRDTLQVYRKSCSNTAFLDTLLGAVSEFKTAGITPERLEAFAAACPSGSLADKSAELSAIYSAYQALLDKGYLDSDDDLLRACALLEEEAFFQNAHVYVDGFMTFMSGEMELLRHILAQAQEVCFAFTADGIADQTRGTGAFAPVKATIRRLIQMAQTAGAKIAAPEILALSHRFKGEELRYLAENFHFPAPAPFYDQCPAVTLISAADPYEEMERVACSIRRLAEEGFRYRDIAVVARKLEDYTGVIQRVFSKYDIPCFLDTREDIESSPLISGLLLAMEAVRSNFESTAMVALAKSPLMGLDRELVWELENYCYSWGVGGALWQSEFVNNPRGLAEEQTEQDAALLGKLNELRSQFVQPFLALRESFRDCDGEKFARGLFDFLTAVEAPDNLTAFAQSLPQEEQPLFLEECRRLWDSLVDILDIFGTVLGGIRQPIRRMTELFRLAVGTADIGSIPQTLDQVIAGGADRIRPGEVKAVFVVGAGEGIFPAQVGEGGLFTDGERRAMIESGLGISQPALEKAVMEKYFAYFALTLASHKLEVSYSRAGLGGGAIQPSSIVGQLLELFPGLALSRPFEKPSDRLYGRGAALELLAQNWRQDTPLTAALAESLSAKGNGELLAAFGAMEIKTPHTIEDKGLARQLFGKSMRLSPSRIESYYRCPFAYFAGEGLRLRPRRRVEYSPLESGSVIHQVLQVMLKKHSASALCQLSDAALKEEISQIIQGYLEQRIQDVEALPARFKYLFTRLVGVLLRLLRHMGQELSQSQFEPVEFELEIPTPGKAEALSLVTPDGISVTVEGIVDRVDVMESGGRRYIRVVDYKSGRKRFDLTDLLYGLNMQMLIYLFTLEQKGKGGLADAAPAGVLYMPVWENYISAQRETGQEELEKTRQKNLQMNGLLLEDRESLSGMEAELAGIYIPVKMKKDGSVDSSSLASYEQMGRLAVKVQEMVGGMAQALVGGKIDSCPVRSPEYQPCAYCPYWAMCGFEEGDPVQTVAKVDKERFFQMLKEDENG, from the coding sequence ATGCTCAGCTTTGTGTTAGGAACTGCGGGAACCGGCAAGACCAGTCGCCTGATCGAAAAAATTGCCTGTTCTGCCCGGGAAGGCAAGCAGGTTTATCTGATTGTTCCGGAGCAGTTCTCCTTTCAGGGGGAGGAAATGCTTCTTTCCGCTATAGGGCCTCGTGCTTCTTTGGGTGTACAGGTCGTAAGCTTTACACGTCTTTGCAACAGCATTTTTCGTGGATTGGGGGGTCTTGCAGGAACCTATATTACCCCAGCGGCCAAATATCTAATGCTGTCGGTGGCGGTCAGTGAACTGCGGGATACTTTGCAGGTTTATCGGAAAAGCTGCTCCAACACAGCCTTTTTGGATACACTGCTGGGCGCTGTTTCGGAGTTTAAAACAGCGGGTATCACACCGGAGCGGTTGGAAGCCTTTGCCGCCGCCTGTCCGTCTGGCTCTCTGGCGGATAAATCCGCAGAGCTGTCAGCCATTTACAGCGCCTATCAGGCTCTTTTGGATAAGGGCTATCTGGATAGCGACGATGATCTTCTCCGAGCCTGCGCTTTGCTGGAGGAAGAAGCCTTTTTTCAGAATGCCCATGTTTATGTAGATGGCTTCATGACCTTTATGTCAGGCGAAATGGAACTTTTGCGGCATATTTTAGCACAGGCGCAAGAGGTATGCTTTGCCTTTACAGCGGATGGCATAGCCGACCAGACCAGAGGCACCGGAGCCTTTGCCCCGGTGAAAGCCACCATCCGCCGCCTGATTCAAATGGCCCAAACCGCTGGAGCAAAGATCGCTGCACCGGAGATTCTCGCCCTCTCGCATCGATTCAAAGGGGAAGAGCTGCGTTATCTGGCTGAAAATTTTCATTTCCCGGCACCGGCCCCTTTTTATGATCAGTGCCCCGCTGTTACCCTTATCAGTGCCGCTGACCCCTACGAGGAAATGGAGCGTGTGGCTTGTTCTATCCGCCGTCTGGCGGAAGAGGGGTTTCGTTACCGGGATATTGCCGTGGTGGCCCGAAAGCTGGAGGATTATACCGGTGTAATCCAGCGGGTGTTTTCAAAGTATGATATACCATGCTTTTTGGATACCCGTGAGGATATTGAAAGCAGCCCTCTGATTTCTGGCCTGCTCTTGGCAATGGAGGCGGTGCGCAGCAATTTTGAGAGTACCGCTATGGTTGCACTGGCAAAGTCTCCCCTTATGGGGCTGGATCGGGAGCTGGTGTGGGAGCTGGAAAACTATTGCTATAGCTGGGGTGTAGGTGGAGCGCTCTGGCAAAGCGAATTTGTCAACAATCCCCGGGGGCTTGCAGAGGAGCAAACCGAACAGGATGCCGCCCTGCTGGGCAAGCTGAACGAACTGAGAAGCCAGTTTGTTCAGCCGTTTTTGGCACTGCGGGAAAGCTTCCGGGATTGCGATGGAGAAAAATTTGCCCGGGGTCTTTTTGATTTTCTCACTGCGGTGGAAGCCCCGGATAACTTGACGGCCTTTGCTCAAAGCCTGCCGCAGGAGGAACAACCTCTTTTTCTGGAGGAGTGCCGACGCCTGTGGGATAGTCTTGTGGATATTCTGGATATATTCGGAACGGTGCTGGGTGGAATTCGCCAGCCTATACGCCGGATGACCGAGCTGTTTCGCTTAGCGGTGGGCACGGCGGATATCGGCTCCATTCCCCAAACCTTGGATCAGGTGATCGCCGGGGGAGCCGACCGCATCCGCCCGGGAGAGGTGAAAGCCGTATTTGTGGTTGGGGCCGGTGAGGGGATTTTCCCTGCACAAGTGGGGGAAGGTGGCCTTTTCACCGACGGTGAGCGCCGGGCCATGATCGAAAGCGGACTTGGTATTTCCCAGCCTGCCTTGGAAAAGGCGGTTATGGAAAAATACTTTGCCTATTTCGCCCTAACCTTGGCCAGTCATAAATTAGAGGTTTCCTATTCCCGTGCCGGGTTGGGCGGCGGAGCTATTCAGCCTTCTTCTATTGTGGGCCAGCTGTTGGAGCTGTTCCCGGGGCTTGCTCTCTCTCGCCCCTTTGAGAAGCCTTCCGACCGCCTTTATGGCCGGGGGGCGGCACTGGAGTTGTTGGCCCAAAATTGGCGGCAGGATACGCCGCTGACTGCGGCACTGGCCGAAAGCCTTTCCGCCAAGGGGAATGGAGAGTTGCTGGCCGCTTTTGGTGCTATGGAGATCAAAACACCTCATACCATTGAAGATAAAGGCTTGGCTCGACAGCTGTTTGGAAAATCCATGCGGCTTTCCCCCTCCCGCATTGAGAGCTACTACCGCTGTCCCTTTGCTTATTTTGCAGGAGAGGGGCTTCGCCTTCGCCCCAGAAGGCGGGTGGAGTATTCTCCGCTGGAATCGGGCAGTGTGATCCATCAGGTTTTGCAGGTTATGCTGAAAAAGCATTCAGCTTCTGCGCTTTGTCAACTGTCCGATGCGGCCCTTAAAGAGGAAATTTCCCAGATCATACAGGGGTATCTTGAACAGAGAATTCAGGATGTGGAGGCTCTTCCTGCACGCTTCAAGTATCTGTTTACCCGGCTGGTGGGGGTTCTTCTGCGGCTGTTGCGCCATATGGGGCAGGAGCTTTCTCAAAGCCAGTTTGAGCCGGTGGAGTTTGAGCTGGAAATTCCCACACCCGGCAAGGCGGAAGCCCTTTCACTGGTTACACCGGATGGCATATCCGTTACAGTGGAGGGTATAGTTGACCGGGTGGATGTGATGGAATCCGGTGGGCGGCGCTACATTCGGGTTGTGGATTATAAATCCGGGCGCAAGCGGTTTGATCTCACCGATCTTTTGTATGGGCTCAATATGCAGATGCTCATTTATCTGTTTACGCTGGAACAAAAGGGCAAGGGTGGCTTGGCAGATGCCGCTCCTGCCGGGGTTCTCTATATGCCGGTGTGGGAAAACTACATTTCTGCTCAGCGTGAAACCGGCCAAGAGGAACTGGAAAAGACCCGCCAGAAAAACCTTCAGATGAACGGCCTTCTGCTGGAAGACCGGGAAAGTCTGTCCGGGATGGAAGCCGAGTTGGCGGGAATCTACATCCCGGTTAAGATGAAAAAGGATGGCTCAGTGGATAGCTCCTCACTGGCCAGCTACGAACAGATGGGGCGGCTGGCGGTTAAGGTGCAGGAAATGGTGGGTGGCATGGCTCAGGCCCTTGTTGGCGGTAAAATTGATTCCTGCCCGGTGCGCTCACCGGAATACCAGCCCTGCGCTTATTGCCCTTATTGGGCCATGTGCGGCTTTGAGGAGGGCGATCCGGTGCAAACGGTAGCCAAGGTGGATAAGGAGCGGTTTTTCCAGATGCTAAAGGAGGATGAAAATGGCTGA
- a CDS encoding 2-oxoacid:acceptor oxidoreductase family protein produces the protein MESLNMIFAGFGGQGVLFTGKIVAYAGLLAGKELSWLPSYGPEMRGGTANCSVCLSDEPIGSPLVTEPDILVAMNGPSFDKFASTVAPGGKIIVDSTLVDREIQRTDIQLFKIPASQLAIDEHLEGIGNMILLGKVLKESEFASMEIVEKAVSKCVPAKKQHLLEPNMRAIKLGMSL, from the coding sequence ATGGAATCACTAAATATGATTTTCGCAGGCTTTGGTGGTCAGGGTGTTCTGTTTACAGGAAAGATCGTGGCCTATGCGGGACTTCTGGCGGGTAAAGAGCTTTCTTGGCTGCCTTCCTACGGCCCTGAAATGCGGGGTGGCACTGCCAATTGCAGCGTTTGCCTTTCGGATGAGCCGATTGGTTCTCCTCTGGTAACGGAGCCGGATATTCTGGTGGCTATGAATGGGCCATCCTTTGATAAATTTGCCTCCACAGTGGCTCCCGGCGGCAAAATTATCGTGGATTCCACCTTGGTGGATCGGGAGATACAGCGCACCGATATACAGTTGTTTAAGATTCCAGCTTCCCAGCTTGCCATTGACGAGCATCTGGAAGGCATCGGCAACATGATCCTCTTGGGAAAGGTTCTCAAGGAATCAGAATTTGCTTCTATGGAAATTGTAGAGAAGGCTGTATCGAAGTGTGTTCCCGCAAAAAAACAGCATCTTTTAGAGCCAAATATGCGGGCGATTAAATTGGGAATGTCCTTATAG
- a CDS encoding thiamine pyrophosphate-dependent enzyme, with translation MAIVYQKPRDLADMPLSYCPGCTHGVIHKLVAQAIDELGLSGDTVGVAPVGCSVMAYNFFKYDMVQAPHGRAPAIATGLRRALPEGIIFTYQGDGDLAAIGTAETVHAATRGENITIIFVNNCIYGMTGGQMAPTTLPGQVTQTTPYGRDVAYSGHPIRVCEMLATLDGVAYAERVAVNSIPNIRKAQAAIKKAFTLQSQKKGFTIVEVLSTCPTNWGLTPVESLGWVKDNMIPHYPLGVYKDITKEAE, from the coding sequence ATGGCTATTGTTTATCAAAAACCCAGAGATCTGGCGGATATGCCCCTGAGCTATTGCCCGGGCTGTACACATGGCGTGATTCACAAGCTGGTGGCGCAGGCCATTGACGAGCTGGGTCTGAGTGGCGATACAGTGGGTGTTGCACCGGTTGGCTGTTCTGTAATGGCCTATAACTTTTTTAAATATGATATGGTGCAGGCTCCTCACGGAAGAGCGCCTGCCATTGCAACCGGCCTGCGCCGGGCTTTGCCGGAGGGGATTATCTTCACCTATCAGGGAGACGGCGATCTGGCAGCAATCGGTACAGCTGAAACCGTTCACGCAGCCACCCGGGGAGAAAACATCACCATCATTTTTGTTAACAACTGCATTTACGGTATGACCGGCGGCCAGATGGCTCCAACCACTTTGCCGGGTCAGGTTACCCAGACCACGCCTTATGGCCGTGATGTGGCTTATTCCGGGCATCCCATTCGGGTTTGCGAAATGCTTGCCACTCTGGATGGCGTGGCCTATGCCGAACGTGTTGCGGTCAACAGCATCCCTAATATCCGCAAGGCGCAGGCCGCTATTAAAAAGGCTTTCACCCTGCAATCCCAGAAAAAGGGCTTTACCATTGTGGAGGTTCTTTCCACCTGCCCCACCAACTGGGGGCTGACTCCTGTGGAGTCTCTGGGCTGGGTGAAGGATAACATGATTCCTCATTATCCTCTTGGCGTTTACAAGGATATCACAAAGGAGGCCGAATGA